The proteins below are encoded in one region of Oenanthe melanoleuca isolate GR-GAL-2019-014 chromosome 4A, OMel1.0, whole genome shotgun sequence:
- the KCNE5 gene encoding potassium voltage-gated channel subfamily E regulatory beta subunit 5: MSFCTALSDIEAPLRSVRPWQRESRRPLRCQRCARVAPLRGAGATMNCSKAQRLPALLGAVLQELRRAGNSRTAPPGPGPGADGSLYILLSMIYYSCLGGALTLAYTRSRKLESKHDPYYPYIERD; encoded by the coding sequence ATGTCATTTTGCACCGCTCTGAGTGACATAGAAGCTCCCCTCCGCTCTGTCCGGCCCTGGCAGCGGGAGTCCCGCCGGCCTCTGCGCTGTCAGCGCTGCGCCCGGGTGGCTCCGCTCCGCGGTGCCGGTGCCACCATGAACTGCAGCAAGGCGCAGCGCCTACCGGCGCTGCTCGGGGcggtgctgcaggagctgcgCCGCGCCGGCAACAGCAGAAcagccccgccgggccccggTCCCGGCGCGGACGGCTCGCTCTACATCCTGCTCAGCATGATCTACTACAGCTGCCTGGGCGGGGCGCTCACCCTGGCGTACACCCGCTCGCGGAAGCTGGAGTCCAAGCACGACCCCTACTACCCGTACATCGAGCGGGACTAG
- the NXT2 gene encoding NTF2-related export protein 2 isoform X2: MATSVDFKTYVDQACRAADEFVNIYYETMDKRRRALTRLYLDKATLVWNGNAVSGQEELNKFFEMLPSSEFQVNVLDCQPVHEQATQGQTTVLVVTSGTVKFDGDKQRYFNQNFLLTAQATPTNTVWKIAGDCFRFQDWAS; the protein is encoded by the exons ATGGCCACGTCCGTG GATTTCAAAACCTATGTGGATCAAGCTTGTAGAGCTGCAGATGAGTTTGTCAACATATACTATGAGACAATGGACAAAAGAAGAAGG GCTTTAACCAGACTGTATCTGGACAAAGCAACATTAGTTTGGAATGGAAATGCAGTGTCTGGGCAAGAAGAACTAAATAAGTTTTTTGAAATGTTGCCATCAAGTGAATTCCAGGTTAATGTGTTGGACTGCCAGCCTGTTCACG AGCAAGCTACTCAAGGCCAGACAACTGTCCTCGTGGTGACAAGTGGGACTGTCAAATTTGATGGGGATAAGCAGCGCTACTTCAATCAGAACttcctgctgacagcacaggCCACCCCCACCAACACCGTATGGAAGATCGCCGGGGACTGCTTCCGCTTCCAGGACTGGGCCAGTTAG
- the NXT2 gene encoding NTF2-related export protein 2 isoform X3, producing MDKRRRALTRLYLDKATLVWNGNAVSGQEELNKFFEMLPSSEFQVNVLDCQPVHEQATQGQTTVLVVTSGTVKFDGDKQRYFNQNFLLTAQATPTNTVWKIAGDCFRFQDWAS from the exons ATGGACAAAAGAAGAAGG GCTTTAACCAGACTGTATCTGGACAAAGCAACATTAGTTTGGAATGGAAATGCAGTGTCTGGGCAAGAAGAACTAAATAAGTTTTTTGAAATGTTGCCATCAAGTGAATTCCAGGTTAATGTGTTGGACTGCCAGCCTGTTCACG AGCAAGCTACTCAAGGCCAGACAACTGTCCTCGTGGTGACAAGTGGGACTGTCAAATTTGATGGGGATAAGCAGCGCTACTTCAATCAGAACttcctgctgacagcacaggCCACCCCCACCAACACCGTATGGAAGATCGCCGGGGACTGCTTCCGCTTCCAGGACTGGGCCAGTTAG
- the NXT2 gene encoding NTF2-related export protein 2 isoform X1, with protein sequence MISSLQDFKTYVDQACRAADEFVNIYYETMDKRRRALTRLYLDKATLVWNGNAVSGQEELNKFFEMLPSSEFQVNVLDCQPVHEQATQGQTTVLVVTSGTVKFDGDKQRYFNQNFLLTAQATPTNTVWKIAGDCFRFQDWAS encoded by the exons ATGATTTCTTCCCTCCAGGATTTCAAAACCTATGTGGATCAAGCTTGTAGAGCTGCAGATGAGTTTGTCAACATATACTATGAGACAATGGACAAAAGAAGAAGG GCTTTAACCAGACTGTATCTGGACAAAGCAACATTAGTTTGGAATGGAAATGCAGTGTCTGGGCAAGAAGAACTAAATAAGTTTTTTGAAATGTTGCCATCAAGTGAATTCCAGGTTAATGTGTTGGACTGCCAGCCTGTTCACG AGCAAGCTACTCAAGGCCAGACAACTGTCCTCGTGGTGACAAGTGGGACTGTCAAATTTGATGGGGATAAGCAGCGCTACTTCAATCAGAACttcctgctgacagcacaggCCACCCCCACCAACACCGTATGGAAGATCGCCGGGGACTGCTTCCGCTTCCAGGACTGGGCCAGTTAG